One genomic segment of Theobroma cacao cultivar B97-61/B2 chromosome 6, Criollo_cocoa_genome_V2, whole genome shotgun sequence includes these proteins:
- the LOC18595445 gene encoding putative 12-oxophytodienoate reductase 11 — protein sequence MTLLITYTRTSSDAHPKAIYTPFSLHNSTQQISQTKTKAKQSSFLLVAETTSTHLHCTAAQLHIQSQRQANQLVSDMEGKKQTQQQQQENITTQPLLTPYKFGKFNLSHRVVLAPLTRQRSYNNVPQPHAILYYSQRTSRGGFMISEATGVSDTAQGYAHTPGIWTKEQVEAWKPIVDAVHAKGGIIFCQIWHVGRVSNYGFQPNGQAPISSTDKSLTPQIRANGVDVAQFSPPRRLRTDEIPQIVNDFRTAARNAMEAGFDGVEIHGAHGYLIDQFLKDQVNDRTDEYGGSLENRCRFALEIVEAVANEIGADRVGIRLSPFTDFIEAVDSDPKALALYMVEALNKYGILYCHMIEPRLKMMGDVSECPHTLLPMRKAFNGTFIAAGGYTKEDGNKAVAENRVDLVAYGRLFLANPDLPRRFELNAPLNKYDRNTFYTSDPVIGYTDYPFLEANGDA from the exons ATGACACTTCTCATCACGTACACTCGCACGTCATCAGATGCCCATCCTAAGGCTATATATACTCCATTCTCGCTACACAACTCAACTCAGCAAATATCCCAAACCAAAACCAAAGCGAAGCAAAGTTCTTTTCTTCTGGTAGCAGAAACAACTTCTACCCATTTGCACTGCACTGCTGCTCAACTACATATCCAAAGCCAAAGGCAAGCAAATCAGTTAGTTTCAGATATGGAAGGCAAAAAGCAAACCCAACAACAACAGCAAGAAAATATCACCACTCAACCTCTTCTCACTCCCTACAAATTTGGCAAATTCAATCTTTCTCATAG AGTTGTATTGGCACCTTTGACAAGACAAAGATCTTACAATAATGTTCCTCAACCACATGCCATTCTATACTACTCCCAGAGAACTTCCAGAGGAGGTTTTATGATCTCTGAAGCTACTGGAGTTTCTGACACGGCTCAAGG GTACGCCCATACACCTGGTATATGGACAAAAGAGCAAGTTGAGGCCTGGAAACCCATTGTTGATGCTGTTCATGCCAAAGGTGGAATTATCTTTTGTCAGATTTGGCATGTTGGAAGGGTTTCAAACTACG GTTTTCAGCCAAATGGACAAGCTCCAATCTCTTCTACAGACAAGTCATTGACACCACAAATTCGAGCCAATGGAGTGGATGTTGCTCAGTTCTCACCTCCTAGGCGATTAAGGACAGATGAAATCCCTCAAATTGTCAATGATTTCAGAACTGCAGCAAGGAATGCTATGGAAGCTG GTTTTGATGGGGTTGAGATTCATGGAGCTCATGGGTACCTTATAGACCAGTTTTTGAAAGATCAAGTGAATGATCGAACAGATGAATACGGTGGATCACTCGAGAACCGTTGCAGATTTGCATTAGAGATAGTTGAAGCTGTTGCCAATGAAATAGGTGCAGATAGAGTTGGAATAAGGTTATCTCCCTTTACAGACTTTATTGAAGCAGTAGACTCTGATCCAAAAGCATTAGCTCTCTACATGGTTGAGGCCTTGAACAAATATGGAATTCTCTACTGCCACATGATCGAGCCAAGGTTAAAAATGATGGGAGATGTAAGTGAATGTCCTCATACTCTTCTGCCTATGAGAAAAGCTTTCAATGGCACTTTCATTGCTGCCGGGGGCTACACCAAAGAAGATGGAAACAAAGCTGTGGCTGAAAACCGTGTGGATCTGGTTGCTTATGGTCGATTGTTTTTGGCAAATCCTGATTTGCCGAGGCGATTTGAGCTTAATGCCCCTCTTAATAAGTATGACAGAAATACTTTCTACACCTCAGATCCAGTCATTGGTTACACTGATTACCCGTTTCTTGAAGCCAATGGCGATGCTTAA
- the LOC18595443 gene encoding lamin-like protein, whose protein sequence is MLNSTSNQLILLCFVLIFGTVTATDHIVGANKGWNPGINYTLWANNHTFYVGDLISFRYQKNQYNVFEVNQTGYDNCTTEGALGNWSSGKDFIPLNESKRYRFICGNGQCFNGMKVSVLVHPLPSPAASPVANHTSNSSAAAPVVLPGGVVGLRALVVALASIWFGSGWV, encoded by the exons ATGTTGAATTCGACCTCAAATCAGCTTATCTTGTTGTGCTTCGTTCTAATCTTTGGCACTGTCACCGCCACTGACCACATTGTCGGTGCTAACAAAGGCTGGAACCCTGGCATCAACTACACCCTTTGGGCCAACAACCACACCTTCTATGTTGGAGACCTCATCt CCTTTAGGTACCAAAAGAACCAATACAACGTGTTTGAAGTGAACCAAACTGGGTATGACAACTGCACAACAGAAGGAGCACTAGGAAACTGGAGCAGTGGCAAGGATTTTATACCTCTCAATGAGTCCAAGAGGTACCGCTTCATTTGTGGGAATGGCCAGTGCTTCAATGGCATGAAGGTTTCTGTCCTTGTCCATCCACTGCCTTCACCAGCTGCCTCACCCGTTGCCAACCATACATCGAACAGCTCTGCCGCTGCGCCGGTAGTTTTGCCTGGGGGCGTGGTCGGTTTGAGGGCTTTGGTTGTGGCATTAGCTTCTATATGGTTTGGATCTGGGTGGGTCTAG
- the LOC108660460 gene encoding lamin-like protein, whose protein sequence is MLNSTSNQLILLCFVLIFGTVTATDHIVGANKGWNPGINYTLWANNHTFYVGDLISFRYQKNQYNVFEVNQTGYDNCTTEGALGNWSSGKDFIPLNESKRYYFICGNGQCFNGMKVSVLVHPLPSPAASPVANHTSNSSAAAPIVLPGGVVGLRALVVALASIWFGSGWI, encoded by the exons ATGTTGAATTCGACCTCAAATCAGCTTATCTTGTTGTGCTTCGTTCTAATCTTTGGCACTGTCACCGCCACTGACCACATTGTCGGTGCTAACAAAGGCTGGAACCCTGGCATCAACTACACCCTTTGGGCCAACAACCACACCTTCTATGTTGGAGACCTCATCT CCTTTAGGTACCAAAAGAACCAATACAACGTGTTTGAAGTGAACCAAACTGGGTATGACAACTGCACAACAGAAGGAGCACTAGGAAACTGGAGCAGTGGCAAGGATTTTATACCTCTCAATGAGTCCAAGAGGTACTACTTCATTTGTGGGAATGGCCAGTGCTTCAATGGCATGAAAGTTTCTGTCCTTGTTCATCCACTGCCTTCACCAGCTGCCTCACCCGTTGCCAACCATACATCGAACAGCTCTGCCGCTGCGCCGATAGTTTTGCCTGGGGGCGTGGTCGGTTTGAGGGCTTTGGTTGTGGCATTAGCTTCTATATGGTTTGGATCTGGGTGGATCTAG